A stretch of the Bacillus sp. B-jedd genome encodes the following:
- a CDS encoding endonuclease I family protein has product MSQLNLSSEIRSLLKNNADKPYYNEYTGQQDKFKYYKDIDLSDLKNNTQRIIESTHKNRPSYAPHRYVYPWVDLQENGELKSLYSGRRMDVSETILHDMMLLKRLEKNELGALSGNQLFNCEHVVPQSWFDGQEPMRGDLHHLFACEPSCNLMRSNFPYHDFASYEPEVSINRIREGCGMAEEKKFEPEYGKGIVSRATMYFMLRYKTVDIRDKVNLALLLAWHNQYPVTKYEKHRNAAIFEIQGNRNPFIDYPEWAETLI; this is encoded by the coding sequence ATGAGTCAACTAAATCTTTCATCCGAGATTCGTAGCCTTTTGAAAAATAATGCGGACAAGCCTTACTATAATGAATACACTGGCCAGCAGGACAAGTTTAAGTACTATAAAGACATTGATTTATCGGATTTAAAAAACAATACTCAACGCATCATTGAAAGTACACATAAGAACAGGCCATCGTATGCACCCCATCGCTATGTCTACCCATGGGTGGATTTACAGGAAAACGGCGAGCTCAAGAGCCTTTATTCCGGAAGGAGAATGGATGTTTCGGAGACAATACTCCACGACATGATGCTGCTGAAACGCCTGGAAAAAAATGAATTGGGTGCCTTGTCCGGAAATCAATTGTTTAATTGTGAGCATGTCGTCCCGCAATCCTGGTTTGATGGGCAAGAACCAATGCGCGGAGATCTTCACCACCTTTTTGCCTGCGAGCCTTCATGTAACTTGATGAGAAGCAACTTTCCTTACCATGATTTCGCTTCATACGAACCCGAGGTTTCTATAAACCGTATCCGGGAAGGATGCGGAATGGCGGAAGAAAAAAAGTTCGAGCCGGAGTATGGAAAAGGGATCGTTTCAAGAGCGACCATGTATTTCATGCTTAGATATAAAACCGTCGACATCCGTGACAAAGTGAACCTGGCGCTTTTACTTGCCTGGCATAACCAATATCCAGTAACTAAATATGAAAAGCACAGGAATGCGGCTATATTCGAGATTCAGGGTAACAGAAATCCGTTTATCGATTATCCTGAATGGGCAGAGACGCTGATTTGA
- a CDS encoding SEC-C metal-binding domain-containing protein, giving the protein MSTTIGRNEKCPCGSGKKYKKCCEKGSAGQLDQLLNKELRELQADIIRFTWDHYEYEIKDYLKEHNDNFPIPDEAEEVFEFCAVTWFATSHAKNGKTAMDEYLGSLSKSKYRPKVKVMAEAWGNSYPSVFRAVGLDNSKSLTVEDIFTKETTEVKLLDQDYLPEQGDLIIATVLLSEPAVFFGTFFNIPSNIADEVAGEVLRLYDKNGDGNPISFMKESFLLIVDRFMFPEPVPPINEWEWPSQKHREVAEAYEEYIKELDHSETFANQGLTLWSQYCEEANSAIRNPQIYTAALIYLILSQRQTPVSISQKQLAEAFGISAGSVSSKYRDMKKTLENELQAKEEITTSA; this is encoded by the coding sequence GTGTCAACAACGATAGGCCGTAATGAGAAGTGCCCATGTGGAAGCGGCAAGAAGTATAAGAAATGCTGCGAGAAGGGGTCAGCTGGACAATTGGACCAGCTGCTAAACAAGGAATTACGGGAGCTTCAAGCTGATATAATAAGATTTACATGGGATCACTATGAATACGAAATTAAAGATTATTTAAAGGAACATAACGATAACTTCCCGATTCCCGATGAGGCAGAAGAGGTGTTTGAATTTTGCGCAGTAACCTGGTTTGCCACATCCCACGCTAAAAATGGAAAAACCGCCATGGATGAATACCTCGGATCTTTATCCAAAAGCAAATACAGGCCAAAGGTAAAAGTAATGGCCGAGGCCTGGGGAAACAGTTACCCTTCAGTGTTCAGGGCAGTCGGGTTGGACAATAGCAAGTCCTTAACCGTTGAAGATATTTTCACAAAAGAAACTACCGAGGTAAAATTACTTGATCAGGACTATTTGCCGGAACAAGGCGATCTCATTATCGCAACAGTCCTTCTTTCAGAGCCGGCGGTGTTCTTTGGGACCTTCTTTAACATCCCGTCAAACATAGCGGATGAAGTTGCTGGGGAAGTACTCCGATTATACGATAAAAACGGTGATGGCAATCCGATCTCCTTTATGAAAGAGTCGTTTCTGCTCATCGTTGATCGATTTATGTTCCCGGAACCTGTACCCCCTATAAACGAGTGGGAATGGCCTTCACAAAAACACCGTGAAGTTGCGGAAGCATATGAGGAATACATAAAGGAATTAGATCATTCAGAGACTTTTGCCAACCAAGGCCTAACTCTTTGGTCCCAATACTGTGAAGAGGCAAACTCTGCAATCAGGAACCCTCAAATCTATACGGCCGCGCTCATCTATTTAATTCTGTCACAGAGACAAACTCCTGTTTCAATTTCTCAAAAGCAACTGGCTGAAGCCTTTGGAATTTCCGCGGGGAGCGTCTCAAGCAAATACAGGGATATGAAAAAAACCCTCGAAAACGAGCTCCAAGCGAAAGAAGAAATAACCACATCAGCGTGA
- a CDS encoding phosphodiester glycosidase family protein, whose protein sequence is MSSIWKRKMLPVTLSFALAGSIISPSFTSALGPFDLQSVIAPVPINQYQADLAPGVKEKHYSFEGKDGKKIESFVVDIDIQNPTVSIEAGTPNDGNTYGLQPVRQQAQAADSENHKVVAAVNADFYNMATGEPHGVVYKDGQAVKATTSSSHKFFGITKSGEAVIGDATVYAAMKDQLKEALGGNAILVKDSKVYQTPQTGQDREPRTAVGIKQDGDVFFVVIDGRQEPYSAGISMPDLAQLMIDLGAVSALNLDGGGSSTFTTRTLGGDVLELDNQPSDRNERSVANSWLVVTQEPSDKIFASAYIEPYDKSFTPNSTIQFSAKGRDKSMASALLPQSGLSWSLSDPSFGTIDETGAFTSNGKNGQFEILLNYQGQQVGRSIIEIAQPDDLGFASTELTTARNSEVDLNLTAKFQKRVVNWNLQDIEFSIPEGMGEIDEAGVLHTGDKNVSGTITAALKGTSHTAQMKVSVGKMPEVIFDFENGISGWRTSTAGRGEKGTLNVSTYPDQVRFGNQSLKLDYDFTNAQTGTTLGVYAGPGINTAISDNPTGIGMWVYATPEAQGYWLRMMIVDGNGKNQTIDLTKESPGVDWTGWKYIEAPIPSSFTGPFKLHSTQTIRMMSTKSGITGPMTKGTVYIDNIRAVYGEKMDDLNPPVIESINVDGENFDTNAVSIKANVSEYEDDPFKTGIDWEKVSIYVDGVNYTDKEGHYSYDMDGSVSLSGLTWADGTHKITLMVPDKFGNQAIKTVYFAISTGAAKMEVVNQQEQPLLGDLFNLTVKATNPAGLTGSTIKLNVDKNFPVEGVQFGNGFSESTYAYEKETGTLTLNLTNTGATSSGDAATVQVRIPADTKEGSKLTYEIAEAMLNFRSGTDSNFVPTFSMAPVSKEVKGAFTITADSILIGKPTAMTVKDTNNKPASGAEVFAEIEGSREPISLGTTDENGQLISGPITDEVKKVALYVVKDGKYSFKMNTQTYPALAAEDEIKNILSNPAGDPYKMKSFTWMSSPLTDGKAMVKYARKQDYERKGEDAFNSATGTSSNQVFSGELDIAKNGIVRVNEVRLSKLQQGTKYVYQVGDGQNWSPIEEFTTEKRKQNFEFAVFGDTQSPSDLSDFNKILHDQSKNNLSFMIHVGDLIDESAKFKQWNDALGLMSSINSIRSTDLVAALGNHEYMGDPDGSLAKAIFNNPKNGPDVDKGGTYSVEYNNMHISVLGFTDSAEVLDKQLEWLKKDMQNTDKPWKILVTHKPPYYTNPFGGNAIIKQKLPPVVDELGIDIVFSGHDHSYGRTKKIKGGQEDTNGTVYIVAGTTGKKHYDAVADEKFDYVNMDAIAVSMHAKVDKDTITFTTITSDGETIDQFTVKNEEYFDTGEE, encoded by the coding sequence ATGAGTTCAATATGGAAAAGAAAGATGCTGCCGGTTACGCTTTCTTTTGCCCTTGCTGGAAGTATTATTTCACCAAGCTTTACATCTGCCCTCGGCCCGTTTGATTTGCAGTCTGTTATTGCTCCTGTCCCAATCAATCAATACCAAGCAGACCTCGCACCCGGAGTAAAAGAAAAGCATTATAGTTTTGAAGGAAAAGATGGTAAAAAGATTGAGAGTTTTGTAGTCGATATCGACATCCAAAACCCGACTGTCTCAATCGAGGCAGGAACACCGAATGACGGTAATACATATGGCCTGCAGCCAGTGAGGCAGCAGGCACAAGCAGCGGATAGCGAAAACCATAAAGTTGTAGCAGCCGTAAATGCCGATTTTTATAATATGGCAACGGGTGAGCCACATGGCGTTGTTTACAAAGATGGGCAGGCGGTAAAAGCAACTACCAGCTCATCGCATAAATTCTTTGGAATCACCAAGTCCGGAGAAGCCGTGATTGGGGATGCAACAGTGTATGCCGCCATGAAGGATCAGCTCAAGGAAGCTCTTGGAGGGAATGCCATCCTGGTTAAGGACAGCAAAGTCTATCAAACTCCTCAAACGGGACAAGATAGGGAACCACGGACAGCAGTCGGAATTAAACAAGATGGTGATGTGTTTTTCGTTGTCATTGACGGAAGGCAAGAACCGTATTCAGCCGGTATTTCAATGCCTGACCTGGCACAATTGATGATTGACCTTGGAGCGGTGAGCGCCTTGAATCTGGATGGCGGCGGCTCGTCGACATTCACAACCCGCACCCTGGGCGGAGATGTGCTTGAACTCGACAATCAGCCGTCCGACCGCAACGAACGAAGCGTGGCCAACAGCTGGCTCGTTGTCACACAAGAACCTTCCGACAAAATTTTTGCATCTGCATATATCGAGCCTTATGACAAATCCTTTACACCAAATTCGACCATACAGTTTTCGGCAAAAGGCAGGGACAAATCGATGGCATCCGCCCTCCTTCCGCAATCCGGGTTAAGCTGGTCATTGTCCGATCCATCTTTCGGCACAATCGATGAAACCGGAGCGTTCACTTCAAACGGAAAGAACGGTCAATTCGAGATTCTCTTAAACTACCAGGGACAGCAGGTCGGCAGGAGTATCATCGAAATTGCCCAGCCGGACGACCTCGGCTTTGCTTCAACAGAATTGACGACCGCCAGGAACAGTGAAGTCGACCTCAACTTGACTGCCAAGTTCCAAAAGCGGGTGGTCAATTGGAATCTTCAGGACATCGAGTTCTCAATCCCGGAAGGAATGGGCGAAATCGATGAAGCAGGCGTCCTTCACACTGGTGATAAAAATGTATCAGGGACAATTACCGCGGCATTAAAAGGAACCAGCCACACCGCACAGATGAAGGTCTCTGTCGGAAAAATGCCTGAAGTTATATTTGATTTTGAGAATGGCATCTCTGGCTGGAGAACATCGACCGCCGGCCGCGGTGAAAAAGGAACTCTCAACGTTTCCACCTATCCAGACCAGGTGAGGTTTGGAAATCAAAGCTTAAAATTAGACTATGATTTTACGAATGCACAGACCGGGACAACGCTCGGCGTCTATGCGGGGCCTGGGATCAATACGGCAATCAGTGACAATCCGACCGGCATCGGCATGTGGGTGTATGCAACTCCTGAAGCGCAGGGCTACTGGCTGAGGATGATGATTGTCGATGGCAACGGCAAGAACCAAACAATTGATCTGACAAAAGAAAGCCCTGGTGTTGACTGGACAGGCTGGAAATACATTGAAGCGCCGATTCCATCCTCATTCACAGGCCCATTCAAATTACATTCTACGCAAACTATCCGGATGATGTCGACAAAGTCCGGCATTACAGGCCCGATGACAAAAGGGACAGTCTACATTGATAACATCCGCGCTGTCTATGGTGAAAAGATGGATGATTTGAACCCTCCTGTCATCGAGTCCATCAATGTTGACGGGGAAAATTTTGACACAAACGCAGTTAGTATCAAGGCAAATGTCAGTGAATATGAAGACGACCCATTCAAAACCGGCATCGACTGGGAGAAAGTCAGCATCTATGTCGATGGGGTAAATTACACGGACAAGGAAGGCCATTACTCGTATGATATGGACGGATCTGTTTCACTCAGCGGGCTGACATGGGCGGATGGAACCCACAAAATCACCTTGATGGTACCGGACAAATTCGGCAATCAGGCGATTAAGACGGTTTATTTTGCCATCAGCACCGGGGCTGCCAAAATGGAAGTTGTCAATCAGCAGGAGCAGCCGCTTCTCGGTGACCTGTTCAACCTGACTGTGAAGGCAACCAATCCAGCAGGTTTGACCGGTTCAACCATCAAACTCAATGTGGATAAAAACTTCCCTGTAGAAGGAGTCCAGTTCGGAAATGGGTTCAGCGAAAGTACGTATGCCTATGAAAAAGAAACTGGAACCCTTACATTAAATCTCACGAATACCGGTGCAACATCCTCCGGTGATGCTGCAACCGTCCAGGTCCGCATACCTGCTGACACAAAAGAAGGCAGCAAGCTGACCTATGAGATAGCGGAAGCTATGCTGAATTTCCGGAGCGGAACTGACAGTAATTTTGTTCCGACGTTTTCAATGGCTCCGGTAAGCAAGGAAGTAAAGGGTGCCTTTACGATTACAGCCGACTCGATTTTAATCGGCAAGCCAACCGCCATGACGGTTAAAGATACCAATAACAAGCCAGCAAGCGGCGCTGAGGTCTTTGCTGAGATTGAAGGCAGCAGAGAGCCTATATCACTTGGCACAACCGATGAAAATGGCCAGCTGATTTCCGGTCCAATTACAGATGAAGTCAAAAAAGTTGCACTCTATGTAGTAAAGGACGGCAAGTACTCGTTTAAGATGAACACACAGACATACCCTGCTCTAGCTGCGGAAGATGAAATCAAAAACATCCTTTCCAACCCGGCAGGAGACCCTTATAAAATGAAATCGTTCACCTGGATGTCGAGCCCGCTGACTGACGGTAAGGCGATGGTCAAGTATGCACGCAAGCAGGATTACGAACGCAAAGGCGAGGATGCATTTAATTCTGCCACTGGTACATCAAGCAACCAGGTTTTCTCCGGCGAGCTTGATATTGCGAAAAACGGGATTGTCAGGGTCAATGAAGTACGCTTAAGCAAACTCCAGCAAGGTACCAAGTATGTATACCAGGTTGGAGACGGGCAGAATTGGTCACCAATCGAGGAATTTACGACTGAAAAGCGGAAGCAGAATTTCGAGTTTGCCGTTTTCGGCGACACGCAATCGCCTTCGGATTTAAGCGATTTTAACAAAATCCTTCATGACCAAAGCAAAAACAATCTATCTTTCATGATTCATGTCGGTGACCTGATCGACGAATCGGCCAAGTTCAAACAATGGAACGACGCACTCGGTCTGATGAGTAGCATCAACTCGATTCGTTCAACCGACCTTGTCGCAGCTCTCGGCAACCATGAATACATGGGCGACCCGGACGGCAGCCTCGCAAAAGCCATTTTCAACAACCCGAAAAACGGGCCTGACGTGGACAAGGGCGGCACGTATTCCGTCGAATACAACAACATGCATATTAGCGTTCTCGGGTTTACGGACAGTGCCGAAGTGCTCGATAAGCAGCTCGAGTGGCTGAAGAAGGATATGCAGAACACCGACAAACCTTGGAAAATCCTTGTCACCCACAAGCCGCCATATTATACGAACCCGTTCGGAGGCAATGCCATCATAAAGCAGAAGCTTCCGCCGGTTGTCGATGAGCTCGGCATCGATATCGTATTCTCCGGCCACGACCATTCCTATGGCAGGACGAAAAAAATCAAGGGCGGCCAGGAAGATACAAACGGTACAGTCTACATCGTAGCCGGCACGACTGGTAAAAAACACTACGACGCCGTTGCTGATGAAAAATTCGACTACGTCAACATGGACGCGATCGCAGTCTCCATGCATGCAAAAGTCGACAAGGATACAATCACATTTACCACCATCACATCAGATGGTGAAACAATCGATCAATTCACAGTTAAGAATGAAGAGTATTTTGATACCGGCGAAGAATAG
- a CDS encoding S8 family peptidase, translated as MNRYVRVIPYQVVETTETVNEVPSGVELIQAPKIWGETKGKGITVAVLDTGCDIDHPDLKDRIIGGRNFTSDDRGNPDIFKDYNGHGTHVAGTIAAGANGFGVIGTAPEANLLIIKVLGRNGSGQYKWIIDGINYAVEQKVDIISMSLGGPNDMPELHEAIRNAVRNNILVVCAAGNEGDGKDDTNEFAYPGCYNEVVSVGSINLERRSSDFSNSNNEIDLVAPGENIMSTFPGGTYAALSGTSMAAPHVSGALALIKVLAIRSFDRKLSESELFAQLIKRTVPLGHSPRLEGNGLLYLTVPDHLSRIFDHEFQAALLKAL; from the coding sequence ATGAATCGATATGTCCGTGTCATTCCGTACCAAGTGGTTGAAACAACAGAAACCGTAAACGAAGTTCCTTCAGGTGTAGAATTAATTCAGGCTCCCAAAATCTGGGGTGAAACGAAGGGGAAGGGCATAACAGTTGCTGTGCTGGATACAGGCTGTGACATAGACCATCCCGACCTCAAAGACCGGATCATCGGGGGCAGGAATTTCACCTCAGATGATAGAGGAAATCCCGACATTTTCAAAGATTATAACGGCCATGGCACCCATGTCGCAGGCACAATCGCTGCGGGAGCGAATGGATTTGGAGTCATCGGTACCGCACCTGAAGCCAATCTGTTGATAATAAAGGTTCTTGGCCGGAACGGTTCCGGGCAATATAAATGGATTATAGATGGAATTAATTATGCTGTGGAACAGAAAGTGGACATTATTTCAATGTCCCTCGGGGGTCCGAACGATATGCCTGAGCTTCATGAAGCCATCAGGAACGCAGTGCGGAACAATATACTTGTCGTCTGTGCCGCCGGAAATGAAGGCGATGGAAAGGACGACACGAATGAATTTGCCTATCCAGGCTGCTATAACGAAGTCGTCAGCGTAGGTTCCATAAATCTGGAAAGGCGTTCCTCGGATTTTTCGAATTCCAATAATGAAATCGACCTGGTGGCTCCCGGGGAAAACATAATGTCCACTTTTCCGGGAGGCACATATGCTGCCTTATCTGGAACATCGATGGCTGCTCCGCATGTGTCAGGAGCATTGGCACTTATCAAGGTTCTTGCAATTAGAAGCTTTGATAGAAAGCTATCGGAGTCGGAGCTCTTTGCACAGCTAATTAAACGAACAGTCCCGCTCGGCCACTCACCGCGGCTTGAAGGGAACGGGCTCTTATATTTAACCGTACCAGATCATTTATCGAGGATTTTTGATCATGAATTCCAGGCAGCATTATTGAAGGCGTTATGA
- a CDS encoding helix-turn-helix domain-containing protein has protein sequence MISPQTEAFDLDLHKAMKLLEINKLLTQSLDLKEVLRNLIAAASELVSSTDTFIIYLYDESDEKLKFVEGKGVDAEAFREVSISLDESIAGRVFTEKKAILFKSEQEIDESMTTMSPENYCAYLKGVYNRKIKSAFCVPIIYKGRCFGVLVVDNFSHDGLFSMADLEVIKIIADQSAIAIEHSRVYTDLLMKHQMLADSISIHKKFYQVVIDGNGMESILSLLEELIRSRVVYHETAIVEKGERDFPIVRGQEILGMLELEKPFAYFAENEQMIIEHASLAMALEITKDSALIEQELHFRNEVFNQLIHEQKHYDVNRLLHYLKWERTSGIQCVIVEGAGGSLWQNNKLKEKQWIVLSIEKMLERICKKCFVVTHMFQLILLLPSEAPEEVLQKVINGIERILGGENVLIGIGRKTAVQQLASSYQEALRSVSYAKTSKTANVVEYSKLGMERLFHEMDQQMIDMYIEDKIGRLLETDPVLLNTLLCFIRNNKNHKDTAAEMHIHSNTLYYRLRKVEEVLGLSLGNEKEWVDLMIATQLYVATHKV, from the coding sequence ATGATTTCCCCTCAAACCGAGGCATTTGATTTGGATTTACATAAGGCAATGAAACTGTTGGAGATTAATAAGCTGTTGACGCAGTCGTTGGATTTGAAGGAAGTGCTGCGGAATTTGATTGCGGCTGCGAGTGAGCTGGTGAGTTCGACGGACACGTTCATCATTTATTTGTATGACGAGTCGGATGAGAAGTTGAAGTTTGTTGAGGGGAAGGGGGTCGATGCCGAGGCGTTCCGGGAGGTTTCCATATCTCTGGATGAGTCGATTGCAGGGCGTGTGTTTACAGAGAAAAAGGCGATTTTGTTTAAGTCCGAGCAGGAAATTGATGAGTCGATGACAACGATGTCCCCTGAGAACTACTGCGCTTATTTGAAAGGGGTTTATAACAGGAAGATTAAGAGCGCGTTTTGTGTGCCGATTATTTACAAGGGCCGCTGTTTTGGGGTGTTGGTTGTTGATAATTTCAGCCATGACGGGCTTTTCTCGATGGCGGATCTTGAAGTGATCAAGATTATCGCGGACCAAAGCGCGATTGCGATTGAGCATTCGCGGGTGTATACCGATTTGCTGATGAAGCATCAAATGCTGGCAGATTCGATTTCGATTCATAAAAAGTTTTACCAGGTGGTTATCGATGGGAATGGGATGGAGTCAATCCTTTCTTTACTGGAAGAATTGATTCGGTCGCGGGTGGTTTATCACGAAACGGCGATTGTGGAGAAAGGTGAACGGGATTTCCCGATTGTCCGGGGGCAGGAGATTCTTGGCATGCTTGAACTGGAGAAACCGTTTGCCTATTTTGCCGAGAATGAACAGATGATTATCGAGCATGCGAGCCTGGCGATGGCGCTCGAAATCACGAAGGACAGCGCTTTGATCGAGCAGGAGCTCCATTTCCGCAATGAGGTTTTCAACCAGTTGATTCATGAGCAGAAGCATTATGATGTCAACCGCCTCCTCCATTATTTGAAGTGGGAGCGGACGAGCGGCATCCAGTGTGTGATTGTTGAAGGCGCTGGCGGCTCGCTGTGGCAAAATAATAAACTTAAAGAGAAACAGTGGATTGTCCTTTCAATCGAGAAGATGCTTGAGAGAATCTGCAAAAAGTGTTTTGTCGTGACGCACATGTTCCAGCTGATTCTTTTGCTTCCGAGCGAGGCGCCGGAGGAAGTTTTGCAAAAAGTCATTAATGGAATCGAACGGATTTTGGGCGGAGAGAATGTGTTAATCGGAATTGGCCGGAAGACGGCGGTCCAGCAGCTGGCGTCATCGTATCAGGAGGCACTCCGTTCGGTCAGCTATGCAAAAACGTCCAAAACGGCAAATGTGGTTGAGTATTCAAAGCTTGGCATGGAGCGCCTTTTCCATGAAATGGACCAGCAGATGATCGATATGTACATAGAGGATAAAATTGGCAGGCTGCTGGAGACGGATCCGGTTTTGCTGAATACATTGCTTTGTTTTATTCGGAATAATAAAAATCATAAGGACACGGCAGCCGAGATGCATATCCACAGTAACACGCTGTATTACCGGCTGAGAAAGGTTGAAGAAGTGCTCGGGCTGAGCCTCGGCAATGAAAAAGAATGGGTTGATTTGATGATTGCAACCCAATTATATGTGGCGACCCATAAGGTTTGA